Proteins encoded in a region of the Thermocladium sp. ECH_B genome:
- a CDS encoding galactose-1-phosphate uridylyltransferase, with protein MGMELRFNPLIGEWIMISTVRQARPWQPNEGCPFDPGNDETGIGWSYLILPNKYPMLVPNPPAPIKVPGLRSRRSFGYCKVVVESPNHSLSDLHDLKLDELTNVMLGIRQEIANMEKQSFVKYVFFFRNKGREIGVSLTHPHSQIYALPYVPLRIRLEAKNMKNYMKRRGICMLCDILRIENSSERLLYVNDGFSIIKPYYSMWPYEIHIIPRRHVQRLSQLTDDEVRFLADSLRASTYMLDSVLGRDMPYVMAVHQAPVKSHKSFHLHVEFYPMLRDASKMKYAAGVEWGLWTFTYDSSPEAKAAELRKSCANARDLIGRCI; from the coding sequence ATGGGAATGGAGTTACGGTTTAATCCATTAATAGGTGAATGGATAATGATTTCAACTGTGAGGCAGGCACGACCATGGCAACCAAATGAAGGTTGTCCCTTTGATCCAGGCAATGATGAGACAGGCATTGGTTGGTCATACCTAATACTTCCAAATAAGTATCCAATGCTTGTTCCGAATCCTCCTGCCCCAATTAAGGTTCCTGGACTTAGGTCAAGGAGGTCCTTCGGTTATTGTAAGGTAGTTGTGGAGTCTCCGAATCATTCATTAAGTGATCTTCATGACCTTAAACTAGATGAATTAACTAATGTAATGCTGGGAATCAGGCAGGAAATTGCAAACATGGAGAAGCAGAGCTTTGTTAAGTATGTTTTCTTTTTCAGGAATAAGGGGCGAGAAATAGGAGTATCCCTGACGCATCCCCATAGTCAAATATATGCATTACCATATGTGCCCCTTAGGATTCGATTAGAGGCCAAGAACATGAAGAATTATATGAAGCGACGCGGGATATGCATGTTATGCGATATTTTACGCATCGAGAACAGCAGCGAGAGGCTTCTATACGTCAATGATGGTTTCTCCATAATAAAGCCATACTACTCAATGTGGCCCTATGAGATACATATCATCCCCAGGAGACACGTGCAGAGGCTGTCCCAGCTAACGGATGATGAGGTGAGGTTCCTGGCGGATTCCCTCCGGGCCTCCACTTACATGCTTGATTCGGTGCTGGGCAGGGACATGCCGTACGTGATGGCGGTTCACCAAGCCCCCGTCAAGTCCCACAAGTCCTTTCACCTCCACGTGGAGTTCTACCCCATGCTGAGGGACGCGAGTAAGATGAAGTACGCGGCTGGCGTGGAGTGGGGCCTCTGGACGTTCACCTACGACTCATCGCCCGAAGCTAAGGCAGCGGAGCTGAGGAAATCATGTGCTAATGCACGCGATCTAATCGGGAGATGCATTTAA